AGGAAACTGTTATGCAACGACAAGCGGCTACCACTGTACATGCGTCAAAGGATTCAAAGGACCGAACTGTGATAGTGAgtgacaattaaaaaaaccttaagCTTTTCACTACATTAACTGTTGTAAAGTGAAAAAGCATTGCGAATAAAATCTGATCATTTGCCTATTTTTATCTAGAAGTATATCGTGGAGTTGCGCATGCGCCTATCAGTAATAAAAGTTGTTGAGAGGGATAATAATGCTCAGCAAAATATATGCCTTATACGCTATGCACTCGATTCGAGTTTTGCACGAAAACaagatagataaataaattatagtCTACTGAGAAGCAGTTGACTTCTTTTCTTCGCTCTTCTCGTGTcggtttgtcatttttttccgaGTTCTCGTTCAATGCGCTTCTTAACAAGCAGTCATGTCTTTTACCGGGCACATAATTAGCACGACTAAAAGAAGGGGTGGGTGGAGACATTTGATTTACGGTAAGGGACGGAGTATGATTGTTTTTCTGATTTCCACAGTCACTAGCAAGTGCATCCCCAGTCCATGCAAGAATGGAGGCACGTGTGAGGAGAACGGTGGCTCTTACAAGTGTCTTTGCCTTCCTGGATTTGAAGGCAGTAATTGTGAAGGTAAACTAGATTAATGATGTACGCCATCGAATGGGTAGTGCTGTGTCAATAGTGGTGTCGCAAAGAATAAGGATGATAGATGATCATGAAGATATCCAGTGACAAGTATACATGTCTGGCTTACTAATCCCATGTTAAAAGATACTAAAATCTTCTATTTGCCTCGCTTTTAATTCATTGTTAGCTATCTATCATTCCGAACAGGCCTAAGATGGCCTCAAGAGATCTCTTTGtccaaacgaaaaaaaaaggttgcgTGTAAAACGTCTGGAAGGATAGCAGAAATCATGTTAGTGACGAGAtagttcatttcaatttcacAGCTGCTGACCATTGTGCCATTGGAAACCCCTGCAAAAACGGCGGGACCTGCTTAAATGGAGAAAAGAACTTTGAGTGTCATTGCTTACCAGGATTTTATGGCTCAGATTGTGGAGGTAGGTGACACCTGATAGCTTGCAAAATCAGCTGGTCTGAGCAGAGATGTCTAGAATTGATTGTCAATGAGGTTCTTTTTCTGTGCAGTAGGCATGATGTTCTTGTCAATAAAAGTCCATTGAAACTCATATAACCATGTCTAATATCAGGGTATGTGAAGACTTAAAACAGTAATTTACATCACTATGGACATAAACGGGTCTAAAAACTACATAAGCTATAGAGTGCCAGATTAATTGAAAGATTAAAAGGTACAAAATCTCGCTTTGGGTTTCTACGCTTTAACCGTTTGTCATTGCGTTGCTCTGGAAACTTCCGGTAACGAAGGATGATTACTGTATTCTTCAATTTCTGATGTATAATTCATTTATTAACCACTGTCAAAACTCTTGATCGTGCTTACCTCAGCAGtcgtttcaaatttttaagTCTTAAAATTACCACCAGGATCACTCCTCGTTAGACCGCTGGTTACATACATACTGCGTTCATATTTGTTCGGAAAAAAAAGTCTGAAATAGGAACACTTTTAACAAACTGATAGTAATACCTCGTGACTCATTactcgttttgtttttaattgtttctttgattttcctCAGATTTAGACATGTGCTACGCTAATCCATGTCAAAATTCTGGAACTTGTCACAACACCGGTGCTGGGCAGTTCATGTGTTTATGTCCTGTGCTGTTCAGAGGAATCACGTGTGATGGTAGGACGAGGGACACTTGGTCTGTTATTCAAATTTCCATTATTGAATAGTTGGTGTTATCGTTTTGACAATATATGTTCAAAACATACAAGCATTTGGAAATCTGGAAGTGTCGCAGCACACTATATATCTTTTTAGCATAAGTAAAAACCATTACAGTGTTAATACCTGCGAACATTTTATTTAATCAGTCGGTTTGGACGGCCTGAAATTCGGCTTTTCTTAGGTAAATCTCAAGTAGTGTTGAATGCCTAATCTCATCAAACAGGACAAAATGCAGCAAATGTAGACATATATGTACACTGTGCTATAAATAAAGCGGCAGGCTGAATTAGTAATTACAATAATGGTGCAAGTTGTAGAAGGAGTAACTTTAGTCTCTAAAGGAATGGTGTTTAAGTAAAGTACATACTATATTGtacattttctttccagaaaaaTTTTCTAAATGTGAATCTCAACCATGTCAAAATGAAGGAACGTGTGAAGAGGACGAGGAAGAAGGCTTTCACTGTATCTGCTCCAGCAAGTATCAGGGACGGCATTGCGAAGGTATTGTATGAGGGAGCTACTGAAACGATGTGTATAGCGGGCtcataatatttcaaatttaaaaaaaaagcgttgTTATGCATAATTTGAAATCGTGAATTACTTTACAAGGGATCTTAGGATGGTGAAGTCATGtgcttattcatttatttcctaCCATGTTAAGTGGGCGTGACCAGAATGATATCTGATGATAAGGGTCCCtcgaaatttcggaactgaTGGAAACATAATTTGTTGGAATTACGGTTACCTCGCTCCACGGTTAGATCTCTTACAGTCAGTTTGCTCCAACCAAGAGTTAAATCACTCCACAATACAAGTTACCTCGCTCAATACAAAAGTGACCTCGCTCAATACAAAAGTGACCTCGCTCCACACAGAGGTGAATTTGCTTCATTTAAGAAATTAGAGCAATATTGGCGTGAACTTTTTTTATGCGTGATCGATGATCGACTGATTGAAAAGAAGCGATGACAACAACAACGTGGCGCTAAGTCTTCTGAAATATATATGTCTTTACTCTAACAAAGTCAGAACTTATGCCAACTTTGAATTTTAGTCCCTACAGAATTACACAGCGCCTGCTTCAATAATCCTTGTGTAAATGGAGGGAAATGTGTTCCCGTAGAAAACACATATAAGTGCATTTGTAAAAGTGGATTTTCAGGAAACACATGCGAAGGTTGGTTCCGGCACTACAGAAATATTCACCATAAATGATGCAAGTTTGTTTTAGTCAAACATGACACAACAATAGTTAAGGCGGTTCTCAGAAAGTGTTTATTTGTAAGTATTTCATTGGGATATTAACGGACAGTTTTTCTATATCTTTAAACAAATtgaatctttttattttcatccttGAGGTTCAGTCAAAATGACGGCCGTTCCTGTGTTGTGTGCCGATTGTCATGCGCACGCCAGATGTCTTGATGGGAAATGTGTTTGCGAAGAAGGATACGGCGGAAACGGCAATGTATGTGAAGGtatttataaaatttgtttttctgaagTTTGATTATAGCAAAAGAGGATTAAGCTCAGAGAACTTATCCCCTCCTATGGAATCTTTAACATTGGTAACATTACTTAATTCAATGCAAGATATCTATTCTACAGGGAATAATGCCAACTTCAACTCGCGCGTTGCTCGAATATTTCGGTGGGAGCATTAAAACAACCCGTTAGTTGTCCAAAGGAATTTAACAAGCGGCACATAATTACTTTTCATGATTGTTCAGAATCTCCGAAAAGAACAATGATCTGTATGATACTCAAGATTTAATTGGGATTAATGTCATAGCTTGGTTTCCACTCGGTTATAATTCAAAGTTCCCCACCTGGTTGTTGTAAATGTGTTCATAGAAGTAAGAAAAAGTGCAGCTGGGTGATAAAATGGCAGTTTTACAGCGTTTGTCCATCTTTGCCTGCATCCAAACACGTGCACACGAAATCCGATAAAAGGGGAGCAAAATAGCTAACTAttaagaacgaaaaaaaaaatcagttaaagaaaaagTAAGTTCAAGGAAAAAGATAACAGTGAAACCAGAAAGCAGGCAAAGAGAccagccgaaaaaaaaaagccggaTCTACCAACATATAAGAGAGAGCCATGGGAAAAACCACttaaatgatcaagaaaaaataataggaattttcatttgaaattatcTCATAACGAACTTCTTTCACAATATATACACGGTAAGCGAAAGGCATTGTAACAGAAATCTGTGTTTTATAGTGTTGAAAGTTACGGAGATCAGTGAGCACACACCAACCGCGCCGCCAACTAGTCTTCACGTGATTACAGGTAAATTTGATTGAGTAGTACACTAAATGATTTGAACCGAGTAGTAATAGTTGATCCTGTAGTCTGATTGTCTGAGTAAAAGTAGTCCTCTAAAAGACTGTTGTTAATGGGAACAAGTGACTGCCGCTTCGACAAATTGAGAAGAACCTCCTAACTCTGTTGATGTCCTTTTCTCAGGTTGTGAAACGGCAGTCTCTACTGTCATCTACTAGATCAGGCAACACAATCGAAAAAACTCATTTTCGatgttcatcaatttttttcatgacaagaCACAGAGGGAGATCGAAAATTTGTTGATCAtgagggacttgtcagaaattagcagggggggagggggggtgggaattttaaatttgggttcGGAAATTAGGTGACCCATCCCTGCAATgggagtgaaatttgctaaccctccccttgagcttggcctaaaatatcatgaccctccccctcttgtataaatgataaaatctagTTCTTGCAATACACAAGGGTGCGTCAGTATTATGAAAACTCCAAATATATTTCTAATCTGTTCTTTGTCatgctacatacatacattttcgATGACAGCATTAAGAGTCCGACTGATCACTCGACTCTCCTATTTCTCCCAATACAAAGTCTTCATCACTAGAACAAGTGGGTAATGCCTCATCCCCTTCATCTACCTCACATTCATCATGATCATCCGCCTCttccaaataaagaacttcctttttcttctgtgggtgaACCTCTACATGATCACGGGCAAATATttgcatgaccctcccccttttaactgcccatttttcatgacccctcccttttctgaggctcaaaaagttgtgaccccccctctgtttccacccccccctcccctcctgctagtttctgacaagtccctgaaagtaattaaaaaataacgtGTTCATCCATGTTTAATGCACAAAATCTTTGTCTAACAGATCAGAATGGAGTGAGTGAGTGAATAAGAGATTGAATTTTTTAGATACACACATAAATATTATAGCTTGACTAACCTCATACCACGAGGTAAAGATGGTTAAGCTGAAAAATAGATCATTGCCAAGCTCCAAATCCCTCACTTTCAAGGTGAGGCCAAGCGCAAATTCTTCacactcatttcattttcaagagaaattaaatttgctttttaatAAAAGGTTTCGCGATTGGACTTGAGCTAAAACTGTGACTTTGGGTATCTCGAAAAtgccatatatatatatatatatatatcgacCCATAAGATCGTTTCCTTTAAAGTCCGTGAGGCAGGTAGCGACAGTTCAGTTGTTGTATCATTGTTTACGTTAAGCACTGTCTAAAATGGATTACGACTTTGTTATTTATCTGCAGTTTTGATTTGCTGTTGTAGTTGTTGATTTTTAGTGACCATTATGGTCTTATCCACGGTCATTGTAGAGTATGTTAGGTAGAGACAGGTTTATAAAGCTGCAATAATTgcaatatcttttttttctttttttccttttttttccttacaggCTCCCCCTTGAGTAATGTTTGTCATCCTAATCCCTGCTATAATGGTGGCTCTTGTCATGAAACAGCAAAAGGATTCACTTGTGATTGCGCTGAGCATTACATGGGACCATTGTGCAAACGTAAGGCTTTTCTGAGATGGATATGATTGCCAGTTAATTATTACACATACATATTGGGTGATTTGATTACTTAAAATTTGAAGcttaaacaataaaataaataagcacaCATCGCCAGAAGAGgcgagaaaaatgaaatatcttaGGTGGCTTAACTTACATTAAACACGAAAATGATGGAGAATAAATGAATATGTCGAGGAGAAGGTGTGAGAAGTATAAGGTATgtaaaagaaatcaagaaattaaaaaaatctccAAACATGAAGGGGAAACAGTATACTTCAAGGAGGACCTGTGAGGCAATTGGCAAACGCTAACTGACATATACGATTTTCTGGATTTGCTTTTACCTTGATTCGTTTGCTTTTTTGTCATGTAAGCGAACTTTTTGCATTTTCGCTGAAACTCCAACAGGTTGCATGTCGGCGTTATGCATTCTCGTGCACGTCTCTATATTTACATGACACATGCATAGAAATGACACCTGAATATTTAAGATTAACTATAAATGATCAACATTCCACAAATTATCTCTTTCAAGATGTCAGCCCTTGCCTGGGAAATCCCTGTGAGAATGGTGGGACATGCATTGAAGGAGGAGTTGTAGGCGGCTACATATGCAGATGCAGAGAGGGGTACAATGGGGAGAACTGCGAAGGTGAGGCAGTTATCGCATTTGTAATTAAAGTTTACTGTAAGGGCTAAAAACTGATcaaatgatcatttttttccttacgaACCCTAGAAGCCAGTGCCTGCGAGCCAAATCCGTGTAAAAATGGCGGTACCTGCCACTTGAAGGCGAAGTCCTATGTTTGTCAGTGTACTCAACGGTTTGAAGGCTTCACATGTGCAGGTATCTGTATTATGGAAAGAATCCTCCTTTGTTCATCGTCATCTATCAAGTACACAATAATAATTGCTAGACATTTTCTCAAGTATGATTCCATCTCAGTTTCTATTTACATTATTATTTATCTACTGCACTTCATTCTTACCTTTGGTATCAGTCATGCACGTTTAAAAGGTGATATTTAAACAACTGATTCACAAACCTTATAGTTATTGAGAAGAAACTTATTATGAGTTTTTCTTAGCGTAAAATCCTGAAAGGAGACTGGTACCTCAACTGTTAGGTTTGAAGAAACTAACACAGtttcaaaagtaaacaaaatttattttgaagcttTGTGTGACCATTTTTCTCTCACACACATATAGTAATGAACTTACGTTGCTTTTACTTGTgtctctgttaaaaaaaattcaccgcTTGTGAAGAAAATCTCTTtggtttttcaattttaagaaACAGCTTTTCTCTTCGTTCGCATAAATTTGTTACTCCTGcgtttggaattttaagaagtttcggaattttcatttcagcaaaatgttgtggttcatttaataAGTTTAATCtatattttctacggagtttggactctagcctcTTTTTTCGTAAATCGAATTTTTACAGATGTTGTTGTATTCACCATGTatctggccccggttgtttgATGGGTAGATAGCGCTATCCAACGGATGACGCACTGTCCAACTGATAAGTGTTAACctgatagagatttatccagtggatagcgttatctaTCCTTCGAATGAGTAGAGCCTAATCAATAAGTCAATCATGAATTTCTATCAGGATGGATAGCTGCCTTTTCAACTGATCTGTGGCTTTTCTTTCACAGAGGATAAATGTGCAAGATGCGATGTCCATGCCCACTGTGAAAATGGAAAGTGTGTGTGTGATGGAGGTTATTACGGAGCTGGGACTTTGGGAGAATGTTTCCGTGTGGGAGGTATGCGGAAACGGTGATCAAAGAAGTAGTAATTTCTGGTACAATCTCGAGTTATTTATCGTTGCAAATAGAGAATGTACAATGCATTACATGTTCTGACACTGTGGCCCATATTACCAAGTAACTATTTGTGTACAAAGGTCATTAAACGGGGTGCAGAGAATGAAATTATGTAGATCGTAAGTGTTTGAGGACCTGTATTTGTCAATAGCAGCGTCATTCTTACATGGATGAATACCTGATATTTAGAAAAAACCAAAGACATTCTTAAGATTTTTAACTTAATAATTGGTTTTTTTAGTTGCTAGGTTGCATGCTCCCAAAACAGATCTATCTTCAGCATTTAAACATTAaagttttcagttatttttttgatgcattttagttttcttgtAGCTTCAAACCCAAGATTCTGTGTTCCGAATCCCTGCCAACATGGTGGATCTTGCTTCGAAGAAGCAAACGGTCACAGATGTGTCTGTACATCTGACTACGATGGAGAAAACTGTGAGCTATCCACCAGTGAGTAAGAAACTCGAGCAAGCgtatttttattcataaaacaCGTTAACCCGAAAAAAATAATGGCAGCTCAGGTGATTATAAGAGCGTTTGCACGGCAACAGATATCATCATCAtctacaaagaaagaaagaaatccaTTATAGAGTTCACCTATTTTTATTATCTTAAAGCATCGAAATTTCTATGGCACCATCATTTATTTCCTTGCTTacattttgtttgcttttttatatTACTGTTACTTTGATGTATACAATGTACACGGGTATATCAGAGGAATATATCTATTTAGACCACATGCAATCCCTACCCTAGACATAAGGCGTAACCAGACTATCACAATTCTATTTAAAGGCATACATTAAGGATGCTGATTTCAATCAGAGCATTCTAACATTTTCGTCAAGATCTATGTTTTTTTTACAGGAGCAGCTCCGCCTTCCCACAAAATACCGGACCCTTGTGCAGGCGAGCCTTGTAAAAACGGAGGGAGCTGTGTTCCAAAAGCGAACAAATTTCAATGTTTGTGCTCCATGGGATTTGAAGGGCCAACGTGCGAGGTGACAGGTTTGTATAAATGCGTTTTCTTCATACTTATTTAGTATCGATGCGCAAAGTCTCTTCGCTCGCTGCGACAGTTTTAGAGTGGCAAAGTAGATAAGGTCAGCTTCAAACTTACGCGCCGCGATTTTTAAGAGGACTTACTCACTCTTTGCGAATCTGGTAGCCCTTCTTCATTTATCGTCGGGGTTTAAAGGTCAAGCTTATACATACCCTTGACTGCGCTTATGTTACTGTTTTTagttgttgctgctttttttaatttaattttttttcctgagctCAATAATATTACCgtccttaaaaaaatattctatttCCATTGTATGTGGACTGACCCACGAGAGTATATTCGCTCCTCAGCAAAGTCATATTGCCATCCCAATCCTTGTCTACATGGAGGGAAATGTACTGACAGCAAAAGTGGATACACTTGTAAATGCATCGGCTCGTACAGAGGGGTTAATTGTGAAGGTATACAAGCACTTTGACCATATCGTATGACAGTTGAAGTTCAAACAGTGAATATTTGAATCATGATCTACTGGATTATACAATGTATGATGTTGTTGTGTTTCAGCGAAGGACAACGTTTTGTAAGGGAACGTGAAAAGCTTTTTATCGTTAGAGACACAACTGCTAACTTACTTCACTTAACCTAACCTAAATAACATGGAAAACTGAATATATTCATGCTGCTACTTACACAACATTACGTAATGAATTGAAAGGTGATCTCAATTAATTATTCGCAATTTTACAACTCAAAATCAGCACTAAGTTCGGATCTTATTTGCGATCAACACCAAAGTCATGATATCTTATCTTATTTTACTTATCTAGACAGATGCATGTTGCGCTAATATTGCATGGAGCCTGggactataaaaaaaatttccagatcATATTTCGAAGCGGCGCAGTAATTCAATGGGAActaaacttttctttgtttgggTGCTAAGTTTCTTTCCTACGAATAAGTTAGTAGaaatgaaacaaaggaaaaatatcatAACTATTAATAATAAGAAGCTAATATTAGCTATGAAGGCTGAGCAGAGTTCTTTTCCTCCTCTCCATATTTTTCTAGCGTCTTTGAACAATAAACCATTTAAATCAATGTTGACTGCATGAAGATAACATTTGCGTCGTTGAAAACTGCAACTTCGATGTAGCATGTCAATTCACTTTTGTCTCAATAGTGGATGACTGTGAGCAATGTCATATTCACGCCATATGTGTTCAGGGAGCTTGCAAATGCAGAGTGGGTTTCAAAGGTGATGGTTTTGAATGCAAAAAGGGTAAGCATCGCTTTACATTCGTTTTTGATAGCATTAAAATAAAGTAACACGACTTTTAGAACTTGTCTAAATGAACTTCGTATCCAAATATAGGAAACTAGCAGACTTAACCTTTACGCGTCCAAACACATGGATATTTGCAGATATCAAATACAGAAGCGCACATTTGCTTCCAGAATTTCCCAATAAAGTTTCTTTCCTGTCGCAAAATGATAAACTCAAATATCTCGTCATGAGGTAGATCTTCGAATCAAGTTTACTCGTACGTAGACTGTGGTGCAACGCCAGAAAGATTGATATTTTAGGCGCTATTCTGGTATTAAATCTCTATGCAGGACTAAACATATAGCtggcatttctttttttaattgcatgACGATAGGTACATGTGTATATGGAAAGAATAAGCAGAAAATCGAAACATTCTAAGTTATGAGTTTGGTAAGATACACCTACTGACGCATTCGATTTTCTTGATTAATCCAGTTAAACGTTGCCATCATTGCAGCCCTAATGCAACGTGCATAAACAACGAATGCGTTTGCAAGACTGGATTCATTGGCAACGGCCAGCAGTGCCAAAGTAAGTTGAACAGCTAAACCTTATTGAATTTGCTCTTGATAATCCAGATTTTTTGAACAATTTACAACTGAGTGTCAAACGTAATTCaaaattgcattggttttgcatACTGGACTCTGTAATTAGTTCAcaaaactcgcaccactctctcaaccaatcagatgtaaaactcAGATTACGTCTTAGTCGCCCGCGTTTTCTCGCTTTCTTTGGTTAGGCATCAGAATTCTCAACGGCTGGTTGAATTTGctaatttaagaatttttccCAATCAAGTTTCTCTGCATAATATTTTAGAGGATGACTGCCAAGGTTGTCCACTTCACTCTCACTGTAAACGTGGAATCTGCATTTGCATACCTGGATTTGTTTTTGACGGCCACCATTGTGTTGGTAAGTAGTAGATATTTAACCCACAATCGTGACCAAAATTTGTTGGGACATCTTTACAATAATAGAGAGCGCGTGAGCAAAATTTAAACTTCATACTTGGAATTCCGTTCCATATCACGAGATTTCTGGACAATTTCTTTCCAAATAGTGATATTATATATGTAGTTTTAAAGTTGTACATAATTATGTACTTAGTTAAAATAGGTAGGTGCGCACGCTTGATCATCATTAATCATTATACGAAAAACCTTTATGTTCAATTTAGAGCTCGCGAATGAACCAGCTTGTTGAATTTGACCTCGAGTagctttttcttctttaagtAAAGATTCTAAGACCTGAACTTCCATTTGCAGCCTCCGTGCATGTACCGTAGATGATTTCACGAGAGGACTTCTGACGTTTTCGTATATTCTTCCTGTTTCCAAAGCCACGTTACCAAAACCAGAACCAGCGAGCTGTCCTGCA
The sequence above is a segment of the Pocillopora verrucosa isolate sample1 chromosome 5, ASM3666991v2, whole genome shotgun sequence genome. Coding sequences within it:
- the LOC131777282 gene encoding fibropellin-1 isoform X2; this translates as MRQKFAMKQFLHIAILWLVVLSTNYSNCKRLRKRSLRNSSRSVKGFHPRYRRDLTYPYHTKLKKQLLKYGQESILEAYSHSTGRLKRGSNNISGNKASNGKASHASLLPQPAKPLRVVATSAVIKNRLKKTKPLKAIHIWGPTPFKTVMENLRKLNVNLQKQRGAVKRLFLPVQLQRKQLLNALTGRSPFPGPTGPFIRQFPPFNPEREFPAVSPPIHSPNAIHLEEGPPPASLVPGPIGLGPPPLPFPPQPVSHLHEMEPVHLREETPDHAFLHPPDFAPVPEITPMHESAPLPPFPTTIGPPPDEFPANFGPPDIPANLPANFEPPPGLFEPPLPFQMAGEIRQHVNRHVHKGVSKAKCSPNPCKNDGVCTAFEKHYECECPMGFMGKDCEEVNHCLPNPCKNGGNCYATTSGYHCTCVKGFKGPNCDITSKCIPSPCKNGGTCEENGGSYKCLCLPGFEGSNCEAADHCAIGNPCKNGGTCLNGEKNFECHCLPGFYGSDCGDLDMCYANPCQNSGTCHNTGAGQFMCLCPVLFRGITCDEKFSKCESQPCQNEGTCEEDEEEGFHCICSSKYQGRHCEVPTELHSACFNNPCVNGGKCVPVENTYKCICKSGFSGNTCEGSVKMTAVPVLCADCHAHARCLDGKCVCEEGYGGNGNVCEVLKVTEISEHTPTAPPTSLHVITGSPLSNVCHPNPCYNGGSCHETAKGFTCDCAEHYMGPLCKHVSPCLGNPCENGGTCIEGGVVGGYICRCREGYNGENCEEASACEPNPCKNGGTCHLKAKSYVCQCTQRFEGFTCAEDKCARCDVHAHCENGKCVCDGGYYGAGTLGECFRVGASNPRFCVPNPCQHGGSCFEEANGHRCVCTSDYDGENCELSTRAAPPSHKIPDPCAGEPCKNGGSCVPKANKFQCLCSMGFEGPTCEVTAKSYCHPNPCLHGGKCTDSKSGYTCKCIGSYRGVNCEVDDCEQCHIHAICVQGACKCRVGFKGDGFECKKVKRCHHCSPNATCINNECVCKTGFIGNGQQCQKDDCQGCPLHSHCKRGICICIPGFVFDGHHCVASVHVP